The following coding sequences lie in one Alicyclobacillus curvatus genomic window:
- a CDS encoding helix-turn-helix transcriptional regulator, producing the protein MIQTELDLKVKFLKGFADKTRIQILDCLRHGEMTVTEIVQRIDGNQSNVSQHLNCLKGCGIISGRQEGKYVYYALRNEQVGKLLDMFDVVFSQVGAEVGTCKMNMFVERGV; encoded by the coding sequence ATGATTCAGACTGAGTTGGATCTCAAGGTGAAATTTCTCAAAGGGTTTGCCGACAAAACTCGTATTCAGATATTGGATTGCCTTCGACATGGAGAAATGACGGTCACGGAAATTGTCCAACGTATCGACGGGAATCAGTCCAACGTATCGCAGCATCTGAACTGCTTAAAGGGATGCGGGATTATTTCTGGGCGTCAGGAAGGAAAGTACGTTTATTATGCATTGAGAAATGAACAAGTTGGGAAGTTACTGGACATGTTTGATGTGGTGTTCTCACAAGTTGGAGCAGAAGTCGGAACCTGCAAGATGAATATGTTCGTGGAAAGGGGAGTGTAG
- a CDS encoding metal-sensing transcriptional repressor, which produces MRYGGEPMLEHTHPHKERKQIVNRLARIEGHVRAVKEMTLEGRDCPDLLLQIAAIRKALDAVGKVILKDHLEQCVVAAVHTGDEQQVLSDLQEALDHFIR; this is translated from the coding sequence ATGCGGTATGGAGGTGAGCCTATGTTGGAACATACCCATCCACATAAAGAGCGAAAGCAGATTGTGAACCGTTTGGCGAGGATTGAAGGGCATGTAAGGGCGGTCAAGGAGATGACTCTCGAAGGACGTGACTGCCCAGACTTGTTGCTACAGATTGCGGCAATTCGAAAGGCGTTGGATGCGGTGGGAAAAGTTATTCTCAAGGACCATTTGGAGCAGTGCGTTGTTGCTGCTGTCCATACTGGGGATGAACAGCAAGTTCTCTCAGACCTGCAAGAGGCGTTGGATCATTTCATCCGGTGA
- a CDS encoding site-specific integrase: MRPTDFSKRLTDFLTGYLPGERGASKNTIASYRDTFILLLTFLKESKGISAERLTLCQITKEIVVEFLGWLEKERHCSAATRNVRLAALHSFFKYLQYQTPESLAEWQRILSIPVKRTEKPAMNYLSVEGMRLLLEGPDQSTRNGRRDLALLSLMYDSGARVQEIIDLTPSMVRLDPPCTVKLIGKGNKARIVPLLEQQVEFLKIYMTENKLLVPFANMYPLFCNSRKEKLTRAGVNYILTKYANRAREKEPSLIPEKFSCHGMRHSKAMQLLQSGVNLVYIRDILGHSSVQVTEIYARTDSHQKREAIEKAYSDVSPKEAPPWLTNDNLLSWLKSFNQ, encoded by the coding sequence ATGCGGCCGACTGACTTTTCAAAAAGACTAACGGATTTCCTAACCGGCTATCTTCCTGGTGAACGGGGCGCTAGCAAGAACACCATCGCCTCCTACCGAGATACCTTCATTCTACTCTTGACCTTCTTGAAAGAGAGCAAGGGCATATCAGCCGAAAGGTTGACACTCTGCCAGATAACAAAAGAAATTGTTGTGGAGTTCCTGGGCTGGCTTGAAAAAGAGAGGCACTGCAGCGCAGCGACAAGAAACGTGCGTCTTGCCGCTCTGCATTCTTTCTTCAAGTATCTTCAATACCAAACTCCGGAAAGCCTGGCTGAATGGCAGCGTATCCTCTCTATCCCGGTCAAGAGAACTGAAAAACCAGCCATGAACTATCTGTCGGTAGAAGGAATGCGACTGTTGTTGGAAGGCCCCGACCAGTCAACTAGGAACGGACGTAGAGACCTGGCGCTGCTGTCGCTCATGTATGACAGCGGAGCGCGAGTCCAGGAGATCATAGACCTCACGCCATCCATGGTGCGTCTCGACCCGCCCTGTACCGTGAAGTTAATTGGCAAGGGAAATAAGGCAAGGATTGTTCCACTGCTTGAGCAGCAAGTTGAGTTTTTGAAGATCTACATGACGGAAAATAAACTGCTTGTGCCGTTTGCAAACATGTATCCGTTGTTTTGCAACAGCCGCAAGGAGAAGCTGACTCGCGCCGGCGTCAACTACATCCTTACAAAGTACGCGAATCGGGCCCGGGAGAAGGAACCTTCTTTAATTCCTGAAAAATTCAGTTGCCATGGCATGAGGCATTCCAAGGCAATGCAGCTTCTCCAATCTGGTGTCAACTTGGTATATATCCGCGACATCCTTGGTCATTCATCTGTCCAGGTAACAGAGATTTACGCCCGAACAGATTCGCATCAGAAACGGGAAGCCATCGAAAAGGCGTATTCAGATGTTTCGCCAAAAGAGGCTCCTCCATGGCTGACCAACGATAACCTGCTGAGCTGGCTCAAATCTTTTAACCAATAA
- a CDS encoding IS1634 family transposase, with the protein MFAQIVSTKRPDGRTYRYMHIVESYREGKAVKKRRIASLGNVDGYSEEEIQQFIRTLESLLQNRASGSIEDFDPKSTLSFGVPYVVQFLWDQLGLTKAVQNELKDRQVTFDVARYVKAMVCNRLMNPSSKLDLFHTIEDMYLPESGDEPWQLQHFYRALDHLMDMKPQLEKLIYQRLTDLLSFRLSLVLYDLTSTHLSGHHCPIGEHGYSRTHRPDLEQVELGLLVTPDGLPITHEVFAGNTPDKKTVKEILERLKKDFSVEQCVFVGDRGMVTKKNTELLAELQYPFIVGYHKRGRVVSDTLLTKYNDISVYTELRGNLSYLEVPASAVEDDEKGQDARYILCHNPLKAKTDEAFRVSALEEAEQALVEYGTWLEKPHRGRKTSTQSVMLKVSDILTKKGVQAFLEVEFNDEKLSYKRNEGALAKEALRDGKFVIKTNTNLPAEQVVTSYKTLMNVERAFREIKNFLDVGPVYHWNEKRVRGHIFVCVLAYLFEQEVQVMYRRWWEQREREAQQMDNAAGREQRLEELGARWYTGERIMKELKRWHVMKTEFLGKEFLSVPPPPQDLREVLKALNIPLPAKAIHLRQTSSGTLV; encoded by the coding sequence GTGTTCGCACAAATTGTATCCACAAAACGCCCCGATGGTCGCACCTACAGGTACATGCATATTGTTGAATCCTACCGCGAGGGAAAGGCAGTTAAAAAGCGCCGGATTGCTAGCCTTGGTAACGTTGATGGCTACTCTGAGGAAGAAATTCAACAGTTTATTCGCACTCTGGAATCGCTCCTACAAAACCGTGCCTCTGGTTCGATCGAGGACTTCGACCCGAAGTCGACCCTCTCTTTCGGCGTTCCCTACGTGGTTCAATTTTTGTGGGACCAGTTGGGGCTAACCAAAGCTGTACAAAACGAATTGAAAGATCGCCAGGTCACATTTGATGTGGCCCGCTATGTGAAGGCGATGGTCTGTAACCGTTTGATGAACCCGTCCAGCAAGCTGGACCTGTTCCACACCATTGAAGACATGTATCTGCCAGAGTCAGGTGATGAACCGTGGCAGCTCCAACATTTTTACCGTGCCTTGGATCACCTCATGGACATGAAGCCACAGCTTGAGAAGCTCATCTACCAGCGACTCACGGACCTTCTGAGCTTTCGCCTGTCGCTGGTACTCTATGACCTAACCAGTACGCATCTCAGTGGCCACCACTGTCCGATTGGCGAACACGGATACTCCCGAACCCACCGACCAGACCTAGAGCAGGTTGAACTCGGCCTACTTGTCACACCGGACGGCCTGCCAATCACTCATGAAGTCTTTGCAGGAAACACACCGGACAAGAAGACCGTCAAAGAGATTCTAGAACGTTTGAAGAAAGACTTCTCGGTAGAACAGTGTGTCTTCGTCGGGGACCGTGGCATGGTCACCAAAAAGAACACCGAGCTATTGGCAGAACTCCAATATCCCTTTATTGTGGGCTACCACAAACGTGGTCGTGTGGTCAGCGACACCTTGTTAACAAAGTACAATGACATCTCAGTCTATACCGAACTACGTGGTAACCTCAGCTACCTTGAGGTGCCTGCATCTGCCGTCGAGGATGATGAAAAAGGGCAAGATGCTCGCTATATTCTCTGCCACAACCCACTCAAGGCAAAGACAGACGAAGCCTTCCGTGTGTCCGCGTTAGAGGAAGCAGAACAAGCCCTGGTCGAATACGGGACGTGGTTGGAGAAACCTCACCGCGGTCGGAAAACAAGCACACAGTCCGTGATGCTCAAGGTCAGCGACATCCTCACGAAAAAAGGTGTACAAGCGTTTCTTGAAGTGGAGTTCAATGACGAGAAGCTCTCCTACAAACGTAACGAGGGGGCCCTAGCCAAGGAAGCGCTCCGAGACGGAAAGTTTGTGATTAAAACCAACACCAATCTACCAGCCGAACAGGTTGTCACCTCCTACAAAACATTGATGAACGTGGAACGGGCGTTTCGCGAGATTAAGAACTTCCTCGATGTCGGCCCGGTTTACCACTGGAATGAGAAGCGTGTTCGTGGCCACATCTTCGTCTGTGTACTGGCATATCTGTTCGAGCAAGAGGTTCAAGTGATGTACCGCCGCTGGTGGGAACAGCGTGAGCGCGAAGCTCAGCAGATGGACAACGCTGCAGGGCGTGAGCAACGGCTGGAGGAACTGGGCGCGCGCTGGTACACCGGCGAACGAATCATGAAGGAACTAAAGCGATGGCACGTAATGAAGACTGAATTCCTTGGGAAAGAGTTTCTGAGCGTGCCACCTCCGCCGCAGGACCTGCGTGAGGTGCTCAAGGCACTGAACATTCCACTTCCTGCGAAGGCCATCCATCTGCGTCAGACGTCGTCCGGCACGCTCGTTTAG
- the istA gene encoding IS21 family transposase: MTMSMDQIHRIKELQMQQKGAYQIASELGLDPKTVRKYMMQEDFSPKPPVSVVKPSKLDPYKATIDAWLLQDAKNRYKQRHTAKRVYDRLAKMHPDFPCSYPTVNRYVSSFRQRQQLSKGGYLELEWHPGEAQADFGECDVFLNGVRRVSKYLVLSFPQSNTGWVQGFLGETAECLCQGLMDVFEHIGGAPPRLVIDNATAAGRRIGELVRMTQLFKRFQAHYGFQVTFCNPNSGNEKGNEKQGVM, from the coding sequence ATGACGATGAGCATGGACCAGATTCACAGGATTAAAGAGCTGCAGATGCAGCAGAAAGGAGCATACCAAATTGCGAGCGAACTAGGGTTAGATCCGAAAACCGTTCGCAAGTATATGATGCAGGAAGATTTCTCACCGAAGCCTCCTGTGTCCGTTGTTAAGCCATCCAAGTTGGACCCTTACAAGGCCACCATTGATGCATGGCTTCTTCAAGATGCGAAAAATCGCTACAAGCAACGACATACGGCCAAGCGTGTGTACGACCGCCTGGCGAAAATGCATCCAGACTTTCCATGCTCGTATCCTACCGTGAATAGATACGTCAGTTCATTTCGCCAACGTCAGCAACTGAGTAAAGGCGGATATCTTGAACTTGAATGGCATCCGGGTGAAGCTCAGGCCGACTTCGGTGAATGCGATGTATTCCTAAATGGTGTTCGTCGAGTCTCCAAGTACCTCGTGCTCTCCTTTCCCCAAAGCAACACCGGATGGGTGCAGGGTTTTCTCGGCGAAACGGCTGAGTGTTTGTGCCAAGGGCTGATGGATGTATTTGAGCACATTGGAGGCGCACCGCCACGGCTTGTCATTGACAACGCAACTGCAGCCGGTCGACGCATTGGCGAGCTTGTCCGCATGACTCAGTTATTCAAACGATTTCAAGCGCATTATGGGTTCCAGGTGACCTTTTGTAATCCCAACAGTGGGAATGAGAAGGGTAATGAAAAGCAGGGGGTAATGTAA
- a CDS encoding tyrosine-type recombinase/integrase, translating into MSEFQGIYATLLQQFIDFKKGLGYKFIDAEYTYGLFDRFTVQSGETEIGITKELADKWAVKRPNESDSTCYRRVMYLIQFTTFLNDSGYESYIPRLPRAYKSTFTPYIFTPEEIEAIFAASDQLEMGSFMNSTVNVIPAILRTLYGTGIRVGEAVALRTKDVHLNEQYLIIRWSKNGKERMVPFSDSLAHVLRQYRDSLQIIPDSEGCFFVKRNGYPCHADTIYNWFREVLSKAGIPHGGKGQGPRLHDLRHVFSIHSFVAMAESGLDLYYSLPILSEYLGHQSLEATDKYVRLVSDMYPGLLSKVNNICAYAFPEVKHHAAD; encoded by the coding sequence ATGAGCGAATTTCAAGGCATATACGCCACGCTTCTTCAGCAGTTCATCGATTTCAAGAAAGGCTTGGGATACAAATTTATAGACGCCGAATATACGTATGGCCTTTTTGACCGATTCACTGTTCAAAGCGGTGAAACCGAAATCGGGATTACAAAGGAGTTGGCGGATAAATGGGCTGTCAAACGCCCCAATGAATCCGACAGTACCTGCTACAGAAGGGTCATGTATCTAATCCAGTTTACGACTTTCCTGAACGATTCCGGCTACGAATCCTACATTCCTCGACTGCCCAGAGCTTATAAGAGTACGTTCACCCCGTATATCTTCACGCCCGAGGAGATAGAAGCCATCTTCGCTGCCAGCGATCAGCTTGAAATGGGTAGTTTCATGAACTCGACCGTCAACGTCATTCCGGCGATTTTGCGCACTCTGTACGGGACCGGGATTCGGGTTGGCGAAGCTGTTGCCTTGAGAACAAAAGACGTACATCTTAATGAGCAGTATCTAATCATCAGGTGGAGCAAGAACGGTAAGGAGCGGATGGTTCCGTTCTCTGATTCGCTGGCGCATGTCTTAAGACAGTACCGGGATTCGCTGCAAATCATTCCAGACTCGGAAGGGTGTTTCTTTGTAAAGCGCAATGGCTATCCGTGCCATGCGGATACAATCTACAACTGGTTTCGTGAGGTACTCAGCAAGGCCGGTATTCCCCATGGCGGCAAAGGGCAGGGCCCTCGTCTCCACGATCTTCGCCACGTGTTCAGCATTCATTCATTTGTGGCAATGGCAGAGTCAGGGTTAGATCTTTACTATTCGCTTCCGATTCTTTCTGAGTATCTTGGCCATCAGTCCCTGGAAGCGACGGATAAGTACGTCAGGCTGGTTTCCGACATGTATCCCGGGCTGCTCTCCAAAGTTAACAACATCTGTGCCTATGCGTTTCCGGAGGTGAAGCACCATGCGGCCGACTGA
- a CDS encoding ISL3 family transposase, whose amino-acid sequence MTALPYIDILPSFDAVRVVNIRVTTDNHILIVCEPARPNVACPKCARLSQKIHSKRLRTLHDLPCFGRPVELLLSCRCFQCENPDCECKYFTEQFPGLSVRYGRRTCRAQDCLVAMGVECGGEAAERLGSIIGLFWSADSFLRAVRRQPGPEIPTDLTVLGVDDWAMRKGQRYGTLCYDVKNHLPVALLPDREAPTLTKWLTERPNLPAIVTRDGSQTYRGAIDQGDPTAMQVADRFHIKHNFLDAVDDCVKRLLHKHPPEMNLTDKEPATDSEIGSSPNDNDELMSNTLARKKALWEHVHRLSTQGMTRRAIATKLGISRSTVTKYLQSGIPVEQRWSHRKLDPFLAYLKSRWESGCHNAKQLFAEIQALGFKGKYSQMAAHLSTWRESTPKVKSVQSTSVWEWVKRWVRKDDKLEPETQGELTRWVDSEPSVKEAYELTREFEHLFDTRDINRLKMWLSKADESNVPELRSFAHGLQRDEKAVTAALMENWSNGPVEAAVNSLKTVKRQMFGRGKLDLLEKRYLYLAVRRNAEERRTQSTQSSHVTQVPVSSG is encoded by the coding sequence TTGACCGCGCTACCTTACATAGATATTTTACCCTCTTTTGACGCGGTTCGGGTTGTGAATATTCGCGTTACTACGGACAACCATATCTTGATTGTGTGCGAACCAGCACGTCCGAATGTTGCATGTCCTAAGTGTGCGCGTTTGAGTCAGAAGATCCACTCCAAACGCTTACGTACTCTTCATGACTTGCCCTGCTTTGGTCGGCCAGTGGAGCTTCTTCTTTCGTGTCGATGCTTTCAGTGTGAGAATCCAGACTGTGAGTGTAAATATTTTACTGAGCAGTTTCCAGGTCTATCTGTCCGATACGGCCGGCGGACCTGCCGTGCTCAGGATTGTCTGGTTGCCATGGGTGTGGAGTGTGGCGGCGAAGCTGCTGAGCGACTCGGTTCGATCATTGGGTTGTTTTGGAGTGCTGACAGTTTCCTTCGAGCTGTTAGAAGGCAGCCGGGACCAGAGATACCCACCGATTTAACGGTCTTAGGTGTGGACGATTGGGCGATGCGCAAGGGACAGCGATACGGAACACTCTGCTACGACGTGAAAAATCACCTTCCTGTCGCATTGCTTCCGGACAGAGAAGCCCCAACCCTGACCAAATGGCTGACGGAGCGGCCTAATCTCCCAGCAATTGTTACTCGAGACGGTTCCCAAACATATCGCGGTGCAATCGACCAAGGTGATCCGACCGCCATGCAAGTGGCGGATCGATTTCATATCAAGCATAACTTCCTGGATGCGGTCGACGATTGCGTGAAGAGACTGCTCCACAAGCATCCACCAGAGATGAACTTGACTGACAAAGAACCGGCTACCGATTCCGAGATTGGAAGTTCTCCGAATGATAATGACGAATTGATGTCGAATACACTGGCTCGAAAAAAGGCGCTGTGGGAACATGTTCATCGACTGAGTACGCAAGGAATGACCCGTCGTGCCATTGCGACCAAGCTTGGAATTAGCCGTTCAACGGTGACGAAATATCTTCAAAGTGGGATACCAGTCGAGCAAAGATGGAGTCATCGAAAACTCGACCCGTTTCTGGCCTATTTAAAGTCACGGTGGGAGTCTGGGTGCCATAATGCCAAACAGCTTTTTGCGGAGATACAGGCGTTGGGTTTCAAGGGTAAGTATTCCCAGATGGCAGCACACTTGTCGACTTGGCGGGAATCTACGCCAAAGGTGAAGTCCGTTCAGTCTACCTCCGTTTGGGAATGGGTAAAAAGATGGGTTCGGAAGGACGACAAACTGGAGCCTGAGACCCAAGGCGAATTAACCCGTTGGGTTGACAGTGAGCCGTCCGTTAAAGAAGCCTATGAACTGACCCGGGAATTTGAGCATCTGTTTGACACTCGGGACATCAACCGTCTTAAAATGTGGCTCTCCAAGGCCGATGAGTCAAACGTTCCTGAGCTTCGTAGTTTCGCGCATGGATTGCAAAGAGACGAGAAAGCAGTAACTGCCGCCCTGATGGAGAATTGGAGTAACGGTCCAGTCGAAGCCGCTGTGAACAGCTTGAAGACCGTGAAGAGGCAGATGTTCGGCAGAGGAAAGCTCGATCTACTCGAGAAGAGATATCTGTATCTAGCGGTGCGCAGAAATGCAGAAGAACGGAGAACCCAAAGTACTCAGAGTAGCCATGTGACACAAGTACCAGTGTCATCTGGCTAG
- a CDS encoding tyrosine-type recombinase/integrase: protein MEEKLKTLEVLASDVTGYLEKLSYSESRISQYRSAWQRVAKFMKENELLSYSAAVGEAFIYHLIGDRKFDNLDRWEKDIIQCANVLTEFLETGAVKFRRCQKFRDLKGAVGHTMQEYIAYKKSYGISRVTIEGYKHCFQHFLCYLDDNGINDVSPINQQLLINYGNQLGFCTPDFRHRSLSVIKGFLRYLYDRGITDRDYSRTVPKDKYTRQPKIPSTYTGEEVEALIASIERSSPKGKRDYAMVLITARLGLRATDVCCLTFGNIHWEESKIVLNQQKTGERIELPLLSEIGEAIIDYLKYGRPESALPYIFLHVNHPYDRLNRSTLHSIICLYLRRAGIHYEKERRHGPHALRHSLAGVLLAKKTPIPVISEVLGHQSTESTRYYLRIDLNSLRQCALEVPLVSSTFYEGRVTR from the coding sequence ATGGAGGAAAAACTAAAAACGCTTGAAGTATTGGCTTCTGATGTAACCGGATATCTCGAAAAGCTTTCGTACTCCGAATCAAGAATCAGCCAGTACCGGTCTGCTTGGCAGAGAGTTGCGAAATTCATGAAAGAAAATGAACTGCTGTCCTATTCTGCCGCCGTAGGCGAGGCATTTATCTACCACCTAATCGGGGACAGGAAATTCGACAACCTTGACCGGTGGGAAAAAGACATCATCCAGTGTGCCAACGTATTGACTGAGTTCCTCGAAACTGGTGCTGTCAAATTTAGACGCTGTCAGAAGTTCCGCGACTTGAAGGGTGCTGTTGGCCATACGATGCAGGAGTACATCGCATACAAGAAGTCGTACGGGATTTCTCGCGTCACCATTGAAGGCTATAAGCACTGTTTCCAGCATTTCCTCTGCTACCTGGACGACAATGGTATAAACGATGTTAGTCCAATCAACCAACAGTTGTTGATCAACTATGGGAATCAGTTGGGTTTCTGCACCCCGGATTTCAGACATCGTAGTCTTTCCGTTATCAAAGGATTCCTTAGATACCTCTATGATCGAGGAATCACTGATCGAGACTATTCGCGGACGGTTCCCAAAGATAAATACACAAGGCAGCCCAAAATCCCCTCCACATATACTGGGGAAGAAGTCGAGGCGCTAATCGCATCCATCGAACGCAGCAGTCCGAAAGGGAAACGGGACTATGCCATGGTACTGATTACAGCCCGCCTGGGGCTCAGGGCAACGGATGTTTGCTGCCTCACTTTCGGGAATATTCACTGGGAAGAAAGTAAAATTGTTCTTAACCAGCAGAAAACCGGCGAAAGAATTGAACTTCCCCTGCTATCGGAGATTGGCGAGGCAATCATCGATTACCTGAAGTACGGGCGACCCGAGTCTGCCCTCCCATACATATTCCTTCACGTAAACCATCCATATGACCGTCTTAACAGGTCAACCCTGCACAGTATCATTTGTCTTTACCTTAGAAGAGCTGGAATTCATTATGAAAAAGAACGAAGACACGGCCCGCATGCGCTCCGCCATAGCTTGGCGGGAGTTTTACTCGCTAAGAAGACTCCGATACCGGTCATCTCAGAAGTTCTTGGCCACCAGAGCACGGAAAGTACCCGGTACTATCTGCGGATTGACCTGAATTCCCTGCGCCAGTGCGCCCTGGAAGTTCCCCTAGTTTCTTCGACTTTTTACGAAGGGAGGGTCACCCGATGA
- a CDS encoding DMT family transporter, with the protein MNRQWILGYGSALGSASLVGLFTVLNKWLMVENVPALTAGAWTYFAAGLALLPWAIRAGGLRFMKPVVAVLWLLAGSVVGPSLYFIGLHLTSGVEGVLLINTEAVFTAFLAFAFFRERLTGRTLWASVAIIAGAVWLSWSGNGILSSNALGNLLIALGYVGWATENNLGRVLGEDVPAVTLVCLKALVAGVAMAIIAAIYGEPLTVSWHVVPGIVASGAVSLGLSLALFYIAMQHIGAGRTGLISSTSTLWGVVGAVLLLGESLTVKIIGGGILMLVGVAGFTWDSVKE; encoded by the coding sequence ATGAACAGACAATGGATTTTGGGATACGGTAGTGCCTTAGGATCTGCCTCACTGGTTGGGCTATTTACGGTACTTAACAAATGGCTGATGGTAGAGAATGTACCAGCCTTGACAGCCGGGGCTTGGACATACTTTGCGGCCGGCCTGGCACTTCTTCCTTGGGCAATACGTGCAGGAGGACTTCGCTTTATGAAACCAGTGGTGGCGGTGCTATGGTTATTGGCGGGTTCAGTTGTGGGTCCAAGTCTATACTTTATCGGGCTCCATTTAACGTCTGGTGTTGAAGGCGTACTGCTCATCAACACTGAGGCCGTGTTTACCGCATTCTTAGCTTTTGCATTCTTTCGGGAAAGACTCACTGGGCGGACACTGTGGGCCAGCGTTGCCATCATAGCGGGTGCGGTCTGGCTTTCGTGGTCGGGTAACGGAATCTTGTCATCGAATGCACTTGGCAATCTCCTAATTGCTCTCGGTTATGTCGGATGGGCCACGGAGAACAACTTGGGTCGTGTTCTCGGCGAAGATGTGCCTGCAGTCACTCTGGTTTGCCTGAAGGCGCTTGTTGCGGGAGTGGCGATGGCCATCATTGCAGCTATTTATGGGGAACCACTCACTGTCTCTTGGCATGTTGTACCTGGCATCGTTGCCAGCGGGGCGGTTTCTCTCGGACTGTCCCTCGCTCTGTTTTACATTGCCATGCAACATATTGGAGCAGGGCGTACAGGGCTCATCTCATCAACGTCCACGTTGTGGGGGGTCGTTGGGGCGGTACTATTACTTGGAGAGTCATTGACCGTAAAAATCATTGGCGGCGGTATCCTGATGTTGGTCGGGGTAGCCGGCTTCACTTGGGATTCGGTCAAGGAATAA
- the istA gene encoding IS21 family transposase — MIDMAQYHRIKWLYEREGLSQRKIAAELGISRNTVRKYLEGAEMPTTLKRKESYSNRTYSDEVQRVLSVIDEWLKEDESVWKKQHHTAVRIHQRLVEEYGFTGSASNIRKVVARRKRVIKEAFIPLEFQLGHQFQFDWGEADVIIRGQKIRTYLFCIQLSASRKKFVRAYYHERQEAFLDGFVRAFEYLGGVPAEGLFDNLKSAVVKVLSGRDRVEQETFQALQAHYLFKAEFCNIRSGNEKGNEKQMVM, encoded by the coding sequence ATGATCGATATGGCTCAATATCATCGTATCAAATGGCTCTATGAGCGGGAAGGACTCTCGCAACGGAAAATTGCGGCAGAGCTCGGGATTTCCCGGAACACGGTCCGAAAGTATTTGGAGGGGGCAGAAATGCCTACCACCCTGAAACGCAAGGAGTCATATAGCAATCGTACATATTCTGACGAAGTTCAACGTGTCCTATCGGTAATCGATGAGTGGCTCAAAGAGGATGAATCAGTCTGGAAGAAACAACACCACACGGCGGTCCGCATCCACCAGCGCCTTGTTGAGGAATACGGCTTTACGGGCTCTGCTTCGAACATTCGTAAAGTGGTTGCCCGCCGTAAAAGGGTAATCAAGGAAGCCTTCATCCCACTAGAATTTCAGTTAGGACACCAGTTTCAATTCGATTGGGGTGAGGCGGATGTAATCATTCGAGGACAGAAGATACGTACGTACCTGTTTTGTATTCAACTCTCGGCGAGCCGTAAGAAGTTTGTTCGGGCGTACTACCACGAGCGCCAGGAGGCTTTCCTGGATGGGTTTGTTCGTGCATTTGAATATCTCGGAGGTGTTCCCGCAGAAGGACTTTTCGACAACCTCAAGTCCGCCGTTGTGAAGGTACTGTCAGGAAGAGACAGGGTTGAACAAGAGACATTCCAGGCACTACAGGCTCACTACCTATTCAAAGCGGAATTTTGCAATATTCGGTCAGGGAATGAAAAAGGTAATGAAAAGCAGATGGTAATGTAA